From the genome of Bordetella sp. H567, one region includes:
- a CDS encoding DciA family protein — MGWLGHDARGAGVLATARLHLQIQRTVAAAVPPVLGAVCRVARLETDRLQLAVPSAAHAAKLRQMAPRIAQALQAAGWNLNEIAVKVQAGLPGTGMKAPRPPREAIPLDETALGAFETLRETLNPGPLADAVERLLRHHRQG; from the coding sequence GGGCTGGTTGGGCCATGATGCCCGGGGTGCGGGCGTCCTGGCCACGGCGCGCCTGCATCTGCAGATCCAGCGCACCGTGGCGGCGGCGGTGCCGCCGGTCCTGGGGGCCGTGTGCCGGGTCGCGCGCCTGGAAACCGATCGGCTGCAGCTGGCCGTGCCCAGTGCCGCCCATGCGGCGAAGCTGCGCCAGATGGCGCCGCGCATCGCGCAGGCATTGCAGGCGGCAGGGTGGAACCTTAACGAAATCGCGGTCAAGGTTCAAGCCGGCCTGCCGGGTACCGGGATGAAAGCGCCCCGCCCGCCCAGAGAGGCTATTCCCCTGGATGAGACGGCCCTCGGCGCTTTCGAGACGTTGCGGGAAACGTTGAATCCCGGCCCGCTAGCCGATGCGGTGGAGCGCCTGCTGCGCCATCACCGCCAAGGCTGA
- the lpxC gene encoding UDP-3-O-acyl-N-acetylglucosamine deacetylase: protein MFRQRSIQNLVKTTGVGVHSGRRVELTLRPAAPNTGIVFHRIDLPEVVDLPAQATGVGDTRMASVLQQGDVRVSTVEHLMSALAGLGIDNLHVDLTGEEVPIMDGSAATFVYLLRSAGIVEQNAPKRFIRVLKPIEVREGEGRNEKWARLEPHDGFALAFSIDFRHPAIDSTANFAEVDFATHSYTREIARARTFGFVNEVEALRSMGLARGGSLDNAIVMDEYRVLNSDGLRYDDEFVKHKILDAIGDLYLLGKPLVARYVACKSGHALNNQLARALLAQQESWELVSYQSQAEAPQAFRYEWKLA, encoded by the coding sequence ATGTTTCGTCAACGCAGCATACAGAATCTGGTCAAGACTACTGGCGTCGGTGTGCATTCCGGCCGCCGGGTCGAGCTCACGCTTCGTCCGGCTGCGCCGAACACTGGCATCGTATTTCACCGCATCGACCTGCCCGAAGTCGTGGACCTGCCCGCGCAGGCGACGGGGGTGGGCGATACCCGCATGGCGTCCGTGCTGCAACAGGGAGACGTGCGCGTTTCCACGGTTGAGCACCTCATGTCCGCCCTGGCGGGCCTGGGCATCGATAACCTGCATGTCGACCTGACGGGCGAGGAAGTGCCCATCATGGACGGCAGCGCCGCCACGTTCGTGTATCTGCTGCGCTCGGCCGGCATCGTCGAGCAGAATGCCCCCAAGCGCTTCATCCGGGTGCTCAAACCCATCGAAGTCCGCGAGGGCGAAGGCCGCAACGAGAAATGGGCCCGGCTGGAGCCGCATGACGGATTCGCGCTGGCCTTTTCCATCGATTTCCGCCATCCCGCCATCGATTCCACGGCCAACTTCGCCGAAGTCGACTTCGCCACCCATTCCTATACGCGGGAAATCGCCCGCGCACGCACCTTCGGTTTCGTCAATGAAGTCGAGGCCTTGCGTTCGATGGGGCTGGCGCGCGGCGGCAGCCTGGACAACGCCATCGTCATGGACGAATACCGCGTCCTGAACAGCGACGGGCTGCGGTATGACGACGAGTTCGTCAAGCACAAGATCCTGGACGCCATCGGCGACCTGTACCTGCTCGGCAAGCCGTTGGTCGCGCGCTATGTCGCCTGCAAGTCGGGCCATGCCTTGAACAACCAGCTGGCGCGCGCGCTGCTTGCCCAGCAGGAATCCTGGGAACTGGTGTCGTACCAGTCCCAAGCGGAAGCGCCCCAGGCCTTCCGCTACGAGTGGAAGCTAGCGTAG
- the ftsZ gene encoding cell division protein FtsZ — translation MMNFEMLENSTKGTVIKVVGVGGAGGNAVAHMIRNGVSGVDFICANTDAQALAATNAPVQIRLGRTGLGAGAKPEQGRASAETAREEIRAALNGAHMVFITAGMGGGTGTGAGPVVAEVAKELGILTVGVVTKPFSFEGNKRLKMAEEGINELAKHVHSLIVVLNENLYELMDEDATQEDCFKSADDILHNACAGIAEIINVEGNVNVDFEDVKTIMGEQGQAMMGTATASGADRARVAAEHAIACPLLEGIDLHGARGVLVNITAARSLKMRETREIMETIRGYASEDATVIFGTAYDESMGDNLRVTVVATGLGRTSSRPQLVQNRAESLRTGTDDFPMAGMAHQGAGQGDYRNLDMPSVMRNPRTQASAQVRALESSGMDHFDIPAFLRKQAD, via the coding sequence ATCATGAACTTTGAAATGCTCGAGAACAGCACCAAAGGGACCGTGATCAAGGTCGTTGGTGTCGGAGGCGCGGGCGGCAATGCCGTCGCGCACATGATCCGGAACGGCGTCAGCGGGGTCGATTTCATCTGCGCGAATACCGATGCGCAGGCCTTGGCGGCCACCAATGCGCCGGTGCAGATTCGCCTGGGCCGCACCGGCCTGGGCGCAGGCGCCAAGCCGGAGCAGGGACGCGCGTCGGCCGAAACCGCGCGCGAGGAAATCCGTGCCGCCCTGAACGGCGCGCACATGGTGTTCATTACCGCCGGCATGGGCGGCGGCACGGGTACGGGCGCCGGCCCCGTGGTGGCCGAAGTGGCCAAGGAGCTCGGGATACTCACCGTAGGCGTGGTGACCAAGCCCTTCTCGTTCGAAGGCAACAAGCGCTTGAAGATGGCCGAAGAGGGCATCAATGAGCTGGCCAAGCATGTGCATTCGCTGATCGTCGTGCTGAACGAGAACCTGTACGAACTGATGGACGAGGACGCGACGCAGGAAGACTGCTTCAAGTCCGCCGACGACATCCTGCACAACGCCTGCGCGGGCATCGCCGAAATCATCAATGTGGAAGGCAACGTCAACGTCGACTTCGAGGACGTCAAGACCATCATGGGTGAGCAGGGCCAGGCCATGATGGGCACGGCGACCGCCTCGGGGGCCGACCGCGCCCGCGTCGCGGCTGAGCATGCCATCGCTTGCCCGCTGCTGGAGGGCATCGATCTGCACGGCGCCCGCGGCGTGCTGGTAAACATTACCGCCGCCCGTTCCCTGAAGATGCGCGAAACGCGCGAAATCATGGAAACCATACGTGGCTACGCGTCCGAGGATGCCACGGTGATCTTCGGTACGGCGTACGACGAATCCATGGGCGACAACCTGCGCGTTACCGTGGTGGCCACCGGCCTGGGTCGCACTTCCAGCCGTCCGCAACTGGTGCAGAACCGCGCCGAATCGTTGCGCACGGGTACGGACGACTTCCCGATGGCCGGCATGGCGCACCAGGGCGCCGGTCAGGGTGACTACCGCAATCTGGACATGCCTTCGGTGATGCGCAACCCCCGCACGCAGGCCTCGGCCCAGGTGCGCGCGCTGGAAAGCTCCGGAATGGATCACTTCGACATCCCGGCTTTCCTGCGCAAGCAGGCTGACTAA
- the ftsA gene encoding cell division protein FtsA, with the protein MTRDIKDLIVALDIGTSKVVAVVAEILPEGRFEVLGLGQHESRGMRKGVVVNIETTVNSIQRALEEAELMADCKIRDVYTGIAGSHIRSFNSSGMVAVKDKEVTATDVARVIETAKAVNIPTDQQVLHVLTQEFIVDGQEDIREPIGMSGLRLEVRVHIVTGAVSAAQNIVKCVRRCGLEVQDLILQPLASSLAVLTTDEKELGVVLVDIGGGTTDVAIFTGGAIRHTAVIPIAGDQITNDIAAMLRTPTPDAEEIKLRYGVAKQVLASPDETVEVPGLGDRGPRLVKRQALGAVIEPRIEELFTLVQQVVRDSGYEDLLASGVVLTGGSAQLPGMVELAEDVFLKPVRVAVPEYEGSLADVMRNPRFATVMGLLQEARMQRMRGRKVAAQTGNFKSLLARMKEWFMN; encoded by the coding sequence ATGACCCGTGACATCAAGGACTTAATCGTCGCCCTCGATATCGGAACCAGCAAGGTGGTGGCCGTCGTCGCCGAGATCCTGCCGGAAGGCCGGTTCGAGGTACTGGGCCTGGGCCAGCACGAATCGCGCGGCATGCGCAAGGGCGTTGTCGTCAATATCGAAACCACGGTCAATTCCATCCAGCGCGCGCTGGAGGAAGCCGAGCTGATGGCCGACTGCAAGATCCGCGATGTCTACACGGGCATTGCCGGCAGCCATATCCGCAGCTTCAATTCCAGCGGCATGGTGGCGGTGAAGGACAAGGAGGTGACGGCCACCGACGTGGCGCGCGTCATCGAGACCGCCAAGGCGGTGAACATTCCGACCGACCAGCAGGTACTGCATGTGCTGACGCAGGAATTCATCGTCGACGGCCAGGAAGATATACGCGAACCCATCGGCATGAGCGGCTTGCGGCTGGAAGTGCGGGTGCATATCGTCACGGGCGCGGTCAGCGCCGCGCAGAACATCGTCAAGTGCGTGCGGCGTTGCGGGCTGGAGGTGCAGGATCTGATCCTGCAGCCGCTGGCGTCCAGCCTGGCCGTCCTGACGACGGACGAGAAGGAACTGGGCGTGGTGCTGGTCGACATCGGCGGCGGCACCACCGACGTGGCCATCTTCACCGGCGGCGCGATCCGCCACACGGCCGTGATCCCCATCGCCGGCGACCAGATCACCAATGACATCGCGGCGATGCTGCGTACGCCGACGCCCGACGCGGAGGAAATCAAGCTGCGCTACGGCGTGGCCAAGCAGGTGCTGGCCAGTCCGGACGAAACCGTCGAAGTGCCGGGATTGGGCGATCGCGGCCCGCGGCTGGTTAAGCGCCAGGCATTGGGTGCCGTAATCGAGCCGCGTATCGAGGAACTGTTCACGCTGGTCCAGCAGGTGGTGCGGGATTCCGGTTACGAGGACCTGCTGGCTTCGGGCGTGGTCCTGACCGGAGGCTCGGCCCAGTTGCCCGGCATGGTGGAACTTGCCGAGGATGTATTCCTCAAACCCGTGCGGGTCGCGGTACCGGAATACGAAGGCAGCCTTGCCGACGTGATGCGCAATCCGCGTTTCGCGACGGTGATGGGGCTGTTGCAGGAAGCGCGCATGCAGCGCATGCGCGGCCGCAAGGTCGCCGCGCAGACGGGCAACTTCAAGAGCCTGTTGGCGCGGATGAAGGAGTGGTTCATGAATTAA
- a CDS encoding cell division protein FtsQ/DivIB, producing the protein MWNDARTTNLIANTLAVLAVLAMLAAGLVWLAKRPYFDLTAIELEAAPGSQLHYVSPVSMRAAIAGGLKGNFFTMDLDQARELFESAPWVRHAAIRRIWPNVLRVRIEEQQPLALWNENQMINTWGESFTANTGELDDESALPHFYGPEGSESLVVQRYAELARWFAPLDMRVQDLELSARYAWRVTLSTGLKLDLGRDPGADAPDPNGPPGALPFAARIQRFVQAWPALNQKLEGRPILQADLRYPNGFALALAPLPEAESKTKPKPNLKKR; encoded by the coding sequence GTGTGGAACGACGCTCGCACCACCAACCTGATCGCCAACACGCTTGCCGTGCTGGCGGTGCTCGCCATGCTGGCGGCGGGGCTGGTGTGGCTGGCCAAAAGGCCGTATTTCGATTTGACCGCCATCGAGCTGGAGGCGGCGCCGGGATCGCAACTGCACTATGTATCGCCGGTCAGCATGCGGGCGGCCATTGCAGGCGGCCTGAAAGGCAATTTCTTTACCATGGACCTGGACCAGGCCCGCGAACTATTCGAGTCCGCGCCATGGGTGCGGCACGCCGCGATACGTCGCATCTGGCCCAACGTGCTGCGGGTCCGGATCGAGGAACAGCAGCCTCTGGCGCTCTGGAACGAGAACCAGATGATCAATACCTGGGGGGAATCGTTCACCGCGAACACGGGCGAATTGGACGACGAATCGGCGTTGCCCCACTTCTATGGGCCGGAAGGCAGCGAGAGCCTGGTTGTGCAGCGCTACGCGGAGCTGGCGCGATGGTTCGCGCCGCTGGACATGCGCGTCCAGGACCTGGAATTGAGCGCGCGCTACGCATGGCGCGTCACGCTGTCCACGGGATTGAAGCTGGACCTGGGACGGGATCCGGGCGCCGATGCGCCGGATCCCAACGGCCCGCCGGGCGCGCTGCCGTTCGCGGCGCGCATCCAGCGCTTCGTGCAGGCCTGGCCCGCATTGAACCAGAAACTGGAGGGCCGTCCCATATTGCAGGCCGATCTGCGCTACCCCAACGGGTTTGCCCTGGCCCTGGCGCCGCTGCCGGAAGCCGAATCGAAAACCAAACCGAAACCCAATCTAAAAAAGCGCTAA
- a CDS encoding D-alanine--D-alanine ligase — translation MRRARAAAKAGPDGRGLGRVGVLYGGRSAEREVSLMSGAGVHEALQSVGVDAHLFDTGLRSFADLEAARFDRVFIALHGRYGEDGTIQGALELLGIPYTGSGPAASAIAMDKITTKRIWLQHGLPTPDFAILDAHTELRRVPDTLGLPLIIKPPHEGSTVGITKVRGYSDIKDAYAEAARFDSEVLAEQFIVGRELTVALLGAGRGARALPVIEIAAPEGNYDYEHKYFSDDTQYFCPADLPEAVTREVQRISVEAYRALGCEGWGRADLILDADQRIWLLEMNTSPGMTGHSLVPKAAQAIGMSYPELCVAILSDAACKVRSPARNP, via the coding sequence ATGCGCCGCGCCCGCGCCGCCGCCAAGGCCGGTCCGGATGGACGCGGCTTGGGCCGCGTCGGCGTGCTGTATGGCGGCCGCTCGGCGGAACGCGAAGTGTCCCTGATGTCTGGGGCGGGGGTCCACGAAGCGCTGCAAAGCGTGGGCGTGGACGCGCACCTGTTCGATACGGGCCTGCGGTCGTTCGCCGACCTGGAAGCCGCGCGTTTCGATCGCGTGTTTATCGCGCTGCATGGCCGCTACGGCGAGGACGGCACGATCCAGGGCGCGCTCGAACTGCTGGGCATCCCCTACACGGGGAGCGGGCCGGCGGCGTCGGCCATCGCCATGGACAAGATCACGACCAAGCGCATCTGGCTGCAGCACGGCCTGCCCACGCCGGATTTCGCGATCCTGGACGCGCACACCGAACTGCGCCGCGTGCCGGACACGCTGGGCCTGCCGCTGATCATCAAGCCGCCGCACGAAGGCTCGACGGTGGGGATCACGAAGGTGCGCGGCTATTCCGACATCAAGGACGCCTACGCCGAGGCCGCCCGTTTCGACAGCGAAGTGCTGGCGGAACAGTTCATCGTCGGCCGCGAGCTGACGGTGGCGCTGCTGGGCGCCGGCCGCGGCGCGCGCGCCCTGCCGGTCATCGAAATCGCCGCGCCCGAAGGCAACTACGACTATGAGCACAAGTACTTCTCCGACGATACGCAGTATTTCTGCCCCGCGGACCTGCCCGAAGCCGTCACGCGCGAGGTGCAGCGCATCAGCGTGGAGGCCTATCGCGCCCTGGGCTGCGAGGGTTGGGGTCGCGCCGACCTGATCCTGGACGCCGACCAGCGCATCTGGCTGCTGGAAATGAATACCTCGCCGGGTATGACCGGCCATTCGCTGGTGCCGAAGGCGGCGCAGGCGATCGGCATGTCCTATCCCGAACTCTGTGTGGCCATCCTGTCCGACGCTGCGTGCAAAGTGCGCAGCCCGGCGCGCAATCCCTGA
- the murC gene encoding UDP-N-acetylmuramate--L-alanine ligase, giving the protein MKHRIQHIHFVGIGGSGMSGIAEVLLNLGYRVSGSDLHDSAVTRRLSGLGMSIVVGHTAANIVGADAIVTSTAVAGDNPEVIAARAARIPVVPRAIMLAELMRLKRGIAIAGTHGKTTTTSLVASVLAAGGLDPTFVIGGRLNSVGANARLGQGEYIVVEADESDASFLNLLPVMAIVTNIDADHMDTYGHDVARLKSAFIEFTQKLPFYGSAVLCSDDANVREIMPFVSRPVTTYGLNGEAQVAGRNVRADGTRMCFDVVRRDRDIELPPLSVCLNLPGLHNVRNALAAIAVASELGVPDEAICGALESFNGVNRRFTHIGDFAVPAAHGGGRFTVIDDYGHHPVEMAATLAAARGAWSDRRIVLAFQPHRYTRTRDCFEDFVRVLGTADAVLLTEVYAAGEAPLVAADGRALARALRVAGKVEPVFVEDVAELPQAALDFVRDGDVVIVMGAGSISKVPAQIGEMASAPSRGEAVAQRQDGGASTAYAGYESRGDRRVVQ; this is encoded by the coding sequence ATGAAACATCGTATCCAACATATCCATTTCGTCGGGATCGGCGGCTCCGGGATGAGCGGCATCGCGGAAGTGCTGTTGAACCTGGGCTATCGCGTCAGCGGTTCCGATCTGCACGATTCCGCGGTGACGCGACGGCTGTCCGGGCTGGGCATGTCGATCGTCGTCGGCCACACGGCCGCGAATATCGTGGGCGCCGATGCCATCGTCACGTCCACCGCGGTGGCAGGCGACAATCCTGAAGTCATCGCGGCGCGCGCCGCGCGCATTCCGGTCGTGCCGCGCGCCATCATGCTGGCCGAGCTCATGCGCTTGAAGCGCGGCATCGCGATCGCCGGCACGCACGGCAAGACCACCACGACCAGCCTGGTGGCCAGCGTCCTGGCGGCCGGGGGCCTGGATCCCACCTTCGTGATCGGCGGCCGGTTGAATTCCGTGGGCGCCAATGCGCGGCTGGGGCAGGGCGAGTACATCGTGGTCGAGGCCGACGAGTCCGATGCCTCGTTCCTGAACCTGCTGCCGGTCATGGCCATCGTCACGAATATCGACGCCGACCACATGGACACCTATGGCCACGACGTCGCCCGCCTGAAGAGCGCCTTCATCGAGTTCACGCAGAAGCTGCCTTTCTACGGCAGCGCCGTACTGTGCAGCGACGATGCCAATGTGCGCGAGATCATGCCTTTCGTATCGCGCCCCGTGACGACCTACGGCCTGAATGGCGAAGCCCAGGTGGCCGGCCGCAATGTGCGGGCCGACGGCACCCGCATGTGTTTCGACGTCGTCCGGCGCGACCGCGATATCGAGTTGCCGCCCTTGTCGGTGTGCCTGAATCTGCCGGGGCTGCACAACGTGCGCAACGCGCTGGCGGCCATCGCCGTGGCATCCGAACTAGGCGTGCCCGACGAGGCCATCTGCGGTGCGCTGGAGTCCTTCAACGGAGTCAACCGGCGTTTCACGCATATCGGCGATTTCGCCGTCCCGGCGGCACATGGCGGCGGCCGGTTCACCGTGATCGACGATTACGGCCATCATCCGGTGGAAATGGCCGCGACGCTGGCCGCGGCCCGGGGCGCCTGGTCTGACCGCCGCATCGTGCTGGCCTTCCAGCCGCACCGCTATACCCGCACGCGCGATTGCTTCGAGGATTTCGTCCGCGTGCTGGGTACGGCCGACGCGGTGCTGTTGACCGAGGTCTATGCGGCCGGCGAAGCGCCGCTGGTGGCGGCGGACGGCCGCGCCCTGGCGCGGGCGCTGCGCGTGGCCGGCAAGGTCGAGCCGGTGTTCGTCGAGGACGTCGCCGAACTGCCGCAGGCCGCGCTGGATTTCGTGCGCGACGGCGATGTCGTGATCGTGATGGGCGCCGGCTCCATCAGCAAGGTGCCGGCGCAGATCGGCGAAATGGCCAGCGCACCTTCCCGCGGGGAGGCAGTCGCACAGCGGCAGGACGGTGGTGCATCCACGGCCTACGCCGGGTATGAGTCGCGCGGCGACAGGAGGGTAGTTCAATGA
- the murG gene encoding undecaprenyldiphospho-muramoylpentapeptide beta-N-acetylglucosaminyltransferase — protein MAGGTGGHIMPGLAVAAVLRERGWRVLWLGNPDKMEGRLVPAQGIPMAELRFQGLRGRGVPALLQLPGRLFAATRQAWRHLSAEHPDVVLGMGGYVAFPGGLAAVLRRVPLVVHEQNAVAGTANRTLARLARRVLTGFPKVLPRGEMVGNPVRRELCAVAAPEQRYASRAGALNVLVVGGSLGAQALNTVVPQALALLPENARPRVTHQAGEQHIDALRAAYAAAGVRADCRAFIDDMANALAAADVVICRAGAMTVAEIAAAGVAALFVPFPHAIDDHQTANARYLSDAGAAWLRQQTELTPQWLADWLAQRGRDELQAVAARARARAMPDAARHIADVCEAVAVRRVGGGVKQAS, from the coding sequence ATGGCCGGCGGTACGGGCGGGCATATCATGCCGGGCCTGGCCGTGGCCGCGGTGCTGCGCGAACGCGGATGGCGCGTCCTGTGGCTGGGCAATCCGGACAAGATGGAAGGGCGCCTGGTGCCCGCGCAAGGCATCCCCATGGCCGAACTGCGGTTTCAGGGCTTGCGCGGCCGCGGCGTACCGGCGCTGCTGCAATTGCCCGGCCGCCTGTTCGCGGCCACGCGCCAGGCATGGCGGCACCTGTCGGCCGAGCACCCCGACGTGGTGCTGGGCATGGGCGGTTATGTCGCCTTCCCCGGCGGCCTGGCCGCGGTCTTGCGCCGCGTGCCCTTGGTGGTGCATGAGCAGAACGCCGTGGCGGGCACGGCCAACCGGACGCTGGCGCGTCTGGCTCGCCGGGTGTTGACCGGCTTCCCGAAGGTGCTGCCGCGCGGCGAGATGGTCGGCAACCCCGTGCGCCGCGAGCTCTGCGCTGTCGCCGCCCCGGAACAGCGCTACGCCAGCCGTGCCGGCGCGCTGAACGTACTGGTGGTGGGCGGCAGCCTGGGCGCGCAGGCCTTGAACACGGTGGTGCCGCAGGCGCTGGCGCTGCTGCCTGAAAATGCCCGGCCGCGCGTCACGCACCAGGCGGGCGAGCAGCATATCGATGCCTTGCGCGCCGCCTATGCCGCTGCGGGCGTGCGGGCAGACTGCCGCGCTTTCATCGACGATATGGCGAACGCGCTGGCGGCCGCCGATGTGGTGATTTGCCGCGCGGGCGCGATGACGGTGGCTGAAATCGCCGCGGCCGGCGTGGCGGCGCTGTTCGTGCCCTTCCCGCATGCCATCGACGACCACCAGACCGCCAACGCGCGGTACCTGAGCGACGCCGGCGCCGCCTGGCTGCGCCAGCAGACCGAATTGACCCCGCAATGGCTGGCGGACTGGCTGGCGCAGCGCGGCCGCGACGAGCTGCAGGCCGTCGCTGCCCGCGCGCGTGCCCGCGCCATGCCGGATGCGGCCCGCCACATCGCCGACGTCTGCGAAGCCGTCGCGGTCCGTCGTGTGGGCGGGGGAGTGAAACAAGCATCATGA
- the ftsW gene encoding putative lipid II flippase FtsW has product MSLFADLTGSVNAVRPGRTRMRSFDMPLVIAAGTLLSLGLLMVYSASIALADGPRYAAYGQYYFVVRHAAFVTVGLIAAACAITVPIRAWQRLAVPLFVLALFLLAIVLVPGIGREVNGSHRWIPLGPINFQPSELMKVAALLYAADYTVRKQEHMQNFARGFLPMACALGGVGMFLLLEPDLGAFMVIVAIAIGILFLGGINGKYFSSLLGVLVSTFLLLIWASPWRRARLFAYLDPWNQDNAYGSAYQLSHSLIALGRGEWFGVGLGASVEKLHYLPEAHTDFLMAVVGEELGFAGVMLVIALFAIIVLRGFEIGRQAIAMERTFAGMLAQGVAIWFGVQAFINMGVCLGLLPTKGLTLPLMSYGGSGVVMNLVALAMLIRVDLESRTMMRGGRV; this is encoded by the coding sequence ATGAGCTTGTTCGCCGATCTGACGGGAAGCGTGAACGCGGTCCGGCCGGGGCGCACGCGCATGCGCAGCTTCGACATGCCGCTGGTCATCGCCGCCGGGACGCTGCTGTCGCTCGGCCTGCTGATGGTGTATTCGGCCTCCATCGCGCTGGCGGACGGGCCGCGCTACGCGGCCTACGGCCAATACTATTTCGTGGTGCGGCATGCCGCCTTCGTGACCGTCGGCCTGATCGCCGCGGCCTGCGCCATCACCGTGCCGATCCGCGCATGGCAGCGCCTGGCCGTGCCCCTGTTCGTCCTGGCGCTGTTCCTGCTGGCGATCGTCCTGGTGCCCGGCATCGGACGCGAGGTGAACGGTTCGCACCGCTGGATTCCACTCGGACCGATCAACTTCCAGCCCTCCGAGTTGATGAAGGTCGCGGCCCTGTTGTACGCGGCCGACTACACGGTGCGCAAGCAGGAACACATGCAGAATTTCGCGCGCGGCTTCCTGCCGATGGCGTGCGCGCTGGGTGGCGTCGGCATGTTCCTGCTGCTGGAGCCCGATCTGGGTGCATTCATGGTGATCGTGGCCATCGCCATCGGCATCCTGTTCCTGGGCGGCATCAACGGCAAGTATTTCAGCAGCCTGCTGGGCGTGCTGGTCAGCACCTTCCTGCTGCTGATCTGGGCATCGCCCTGGCGGCGTGCGCGCTTGTTCGCGTATCTGGATCCCTGGAACCAGGACAACGCCTATGGCAGCGCCTATCAGTTGTCGCATTCGCTGATCGCGCTGGGCCGCGGTGAGTGGTTCGGCGTGGGCCTGGGCGCCAGTGTCGAAAAACTGCATTACCTGCCGGAAGCCCATACCGACTTCCTGATGGCGGTGGTCGGCGAGGAATTGGGCTTCGCCGGCGTGATGCTCGTGATTGCGCTGTTCGCGATCATCGTGCTGCGCGGCTTCGAAATCGGCCGCCAGGCCATCGCCATGGAGCGCACGTTCGCCGGCATGCTGGCGCAGGGCGTCGCGATCTGGTTCGGTGTCCAGGCCTTCATCAACATGGGCGTGTGCCTGGGCCTGCTGCCCACCAAGGGCCTGACGCTGCCGCTGATGAGCTACGGCGGCTCGGGTGTCGTCATGAATCTCGTCGCCCTGGCCATGCTGATCCGCGTGGACCTCGAAAGTCGCACGATGATGCGCGGGGGGCGGGTATGA